One segment of Brassica oleracea var. oleracea cultivar TO1000 unplaced genomic scaffold, BOL UnpScaffold01162, whole genome shotgun sequence DNA contains the following:
- the LOC106320984 gene encoding glutathione S-transferase T3-like encodes MDGFTNLLHSQIPIDLESPEPYWFGSEVPAQSAERRKYSPREDKILIGAWLNTSKDPIIGNEQRVGDFWKRIVEYYNASPLLVGQTAREITSCKQRWSRINGEKSGENDDDDLMKAALDIFFTKYGYKFTLDHCWRELRHDQKWASIYVAKEGGKEKRRSVLEVDTEEADVGDPEERPIGVRAAKGGSKKKKKSGKEEELSKLGEVVTGV; translated from the exons atggatggtttcacaAACCTTCTGCATAGTCAAATACCTATAGACCTTGAATCACCCGAACCTTATTGGTTCGGGTCTGAAGTTCCTGCTCAGTCTGCTGAGAGGAGGAAATATTCTCCTAGAGAAGATAAGATCCTTATTGGTGCTTGGCTTAACACCAGTAAGGATCCTATCATTGGCAACGAGCAGAGAGTTGGGGATTTCTGGAAGCGTATTGTAGAGTACTACAACGCAAGCCCTCTGCTCGTTGGTCAAACAGCGCGAGAGATTACCTCTTGCAAACAGAGGTGGAGTAGGATCAACGGGGAA AAAAGTGgggaaaatgatgatgatgatctgatGAAAGCTGCATTAGATATATTCTTCACCAAGTATGGTTACAAGTTCACACTTGATCACTGCTGGAGGGAGCTGAGGCATGACCAGAAATGGGCCTCGATTTATGTGGCTAAGGAAGGTGGAAAGGAAAAGCGGAGGTCCGTCTTGGAGGTTGATACAGAAGAAGCGGACGTGGGAGATCCAGAGGAGAGACCAATCGGGGTAAGGGCTGCGAAAGGTGgcagtaagaagaagaagaagagtggtaAAGAAGAAGAGTTGTCCAA